The genomic stretch GAGGAATCAGTTTAAAGTGGGTTGAGATGAGGTTTGAAATCCCAAACGAGACAAATATGACGAGGAACAACAAGAGGGAAACTAGAGTAATAGCCTAATGGACTGGAAATAACATAACTCTGAAatacaaaaaaatacaaaacaagtaACATAACTCAAAAATATAGAGAAAATCATACCAGCAGTGGACTGGAAAAATTCATCCAAATCCTTCCCTTGCTCTGTGCATAAAAAAGACGAGAGAAGAAGTTTAAGAACACAGAAATCTTAAGTATATGGTTATTCAATGATTAATCCAGAAAGGAACATGATAATCTGCAAAGCACCCACAGATTTCAATGTTTGTGGCGTACAAGTATAAAAATTTAACACATAATTTTTTACTACAAACCAAACACATTATAAAGTATAAACTAATATATGGGAGTACAAAACAATtctatattttatatttcttagTCATAAGCCAATAacatgtttttttaatattatttcatATAATATGAACATTGCAAAAATCTCTCACCATCTTCATATTCCAAGGCTTGAAGGATCATCTCTACCTGTATGGAACAAAATTTAAAGGATTCAGGTAACTAGAGAAGTGCAAGAGAAGAACTTACGATGAATTTTAGTCTAAAACCAAAATGATAGGTAATACTAAGCAATGCTCTGGACAAAACTACTTAATAGATACCATAAAATCTACTGCCAGCAGGAGCCTTTGTGCTACTTATTTTTGTTGTCTTTTTCTTTTCAAGTCCTTTGGGAAAACAAAAAGCATGTTCATTAGGAATCCCAATTCCCACATTGAGGAGTGCCGCCTAATAAATGGGGAATGATTTCCTTTCAATACtcttcctcccctcccctccaaatccctccccGTCCTCTCCCTCTTAACTCCCAAACAAAATCTTATGGACTACCCTTTGGGGATAGACTCTCCCTTTGGCCTTATGTTCTTAAAACTCATATAAGCATTAAAAAATTACTAGAAAAGAATTCAAAGTTAAGGTGATAAATTGTTGGATAGTGCCATCAGGTTGATGTTTATTCAATGTTTTTCCCTATAGATAGTGTAGGAATGAAATAAATGATAAATATTATGCCGCTATGTATAACAAAGAAACTGTTAGGAACCAATAATTGGATTCTGAATAAATAACACACTTTATTTAAGAAATGTGATAGAATAGGAAAGAATCTCTCCTCCAATGGTTTCCCCCTCAAAGTAGAGAATACGCTATTCACAATTATAATATTCAAAGACAACATCTAACCcttgtgctctcctatttatacaCATACTCTCTAACAAGTCATAACTACAACCCAAATAACTAACTAAGTTCTGTAACACCTCATAACTACCTTAAACCTGGTTAGCCACAATTCTATATCCTAACAGAAACTATGCATAGGGAAGTTGATATAGCAAAGAAAATATTCCAATAAGCCTAAAGATATAACAAAATGTAAATAGAAACTAAAACCAGTGAAAAGGTCATATGGAATGTCATATGTAAATCACTGAAAGACAGAATAGCCAAATATCCACAAACCTTGTCAAGGTCCTTGACAAATTTGGCTTCTGGAGAAGAATTCGCTTCATATTCCGTCCacaactcagcaatttccttggCTTCATTATTGAAAATGTATCAGGAATCAATAGAGGGGAGTATATTTTGTTTTCTCAAAAACAAAAGGAATAAATGATTAAATACTCTTGTACCTCTAGATCCCCCTCCAAGCACTTTACACATATGATCCAGTGCTTCTTGTTCTCGTcggcttttttcttcttttggaatTCCATCTGCCGGGGTTATGTCCCCAACAATTGCTGTAAGATAGAGTACTCAAGATTATCAACTTACAGCTCTATGAAAGAGAGACCCAACAGGAGTAACAAGAATGACATTTATAACACTCACATATCAAGCATCTACTTGAAGACCCCAAAACATGGGACATTTTATAGAAAACAAAACATATGTAACAAAAGTTTGATTGTGAATGCAACAAATTAAAAATAGACAAGGCAGAAACTTCGTAAGTTCTCAACTAGAGtatatttaaacaataaaaatagtaTATGAGAGGgggaatgttattttttatttaggaaTAGGAACTAAGTCATACATAATACAGTCTCCAGTTGAGATTTAAACTATGTCACTTAGGGTTACACAGCTTGACAATCACAGCTGCAACCAAAGGATCTATGAAAACTCTAACAACAAAAACTTATCTTTAACAATGTCTTCATGTAGAATACTATATTTCTTacaaactaattatttttaacattAATATCTACTACTCCACTCAGAGCCGTCTCAAAATTTTGAGAGGCCCAGTGTAAGAAGTTGGAGTTAGCTTCAGTTGAGTCGTGAAATTTTGTCACCCTAAACTATAAACTAATTGTGAACCCTAAACTATAAACTAATTGTGAAATATGCGTATGAAGTCCTTTTTTCCATAGCTTAAACTAATTGTGAAACATGTCCTAAAAAACGGCCCTTACTTCACTTATTTTACATTTGAGTTGATCAAATTTCAAAACATagatataaaaaacaaaaaacaaaaaacaatgtaCCTTCTGCAATATCATGAACAACAGCCATTTTGACACAcctaaattgaaaagaaaaaaaaaactttcattaAGCATATTCAgtaaaagaatttcaagtatacATGATAATGAACAGAAATGAAAATGATATTAACTTATCTCGGTCGATGCCAGGAAAATCTGGCGCAATGAGAGCCATCAAACCCATGCGATACATATGATCCGCTATAGATTCAGGCTCCTGTACGTCTTTTCGCAACCATCCCGCTCGTTTCGTTGTCTGTTTCATTTCATATTCAGACCAAATCACTCAACAAAAAGTTAGTTAGCAAAGTACAAATTGAGATGATGATAATGAGCACCTTGAGGCGATGACATAGAGAGAGGAAATCAATGGCGGAGGAAGCGGAGGGATTGTTGGAGCTAGCGGATGAGGCTGCGTGCGCCATGTGAGACGAAACCCTAGCAGCGAGAGAGGATTTGAATCGTAGCTGAGgggaagaaagagagagaaatggCGCCGAAGAATAGAGTGAGAGCAGAACTCGACTTCCCATTTTCGATTTCTTTATCTTtcttggtttttttttttcttttctatttttaaattgcCTTAGTTAGGTGTAATATCAACCGTGACTAAACCATCAAATTAATAATTTAACACTTTCAAATAGATACATCATTATAGATATGTCATTATGGTCACATGGTACAAGAAAGTATCTGGACTACTAGAAAGTATTTTTTAGCTTCTGCCTTGAAGGCAATTCGGAGGGGTCAACGAAGGATAATATTAATGTGGGATCTCTTTCAAGTTCAGTCGGTCAGTCGGTCCCACAATTATCCCCCATGTGGAAAAGTTAGTCGGTTCCTATCTCGAACTAAAGGTTTAAACATgttcttataagtgggggcaatcctcaccctacaagccggttttgtagggttgagttaggcccaaccacatttcttaacatagtATCAGAGTCTCATTTAAGATCCGGTGGACCACCTTCTATAGTTCCCGCTATCGGGTCAcccgccatttatttccacgctccagttgtctagtcctgggggcgaggggtgtgttaagagtcccacatcggataatatatggTCTGTACATATCCTTATAAGTGGggagcaatcctcaccctacaagccggttttgtagggttgggCTCGGAATACGGAGTAGGAGgcagctgaaggatagaaaaacacttagaaaggggggggggtttgaataagtgtagttttaaaaactcgtaagataaaaataatttgcacaagtatttttatcctggttcgttgttaactaaactactccagtccaccctatacaaggtgatttaccccaactgaggatttaatccactaatcacacgagattacagtggttttccacttagacaacttctaagtcttctagagtcttctgatcacaacttgatcactctaggaacaactgcttagagaccttctaagacttctctagagtatactgatcacaacccgatcactctaggaacaactgcttagacaccttctaagacttctctagagtatactgatcacaacccgatcactctagtccgttacaatttaatgtaaacaaattctaagagtattacaattgcttcttaaaagcgataatcacaaactgtgatatttctcttacagatttaagcttagactcactaaagtattacaacagtaatgtagtgaggttgaagatgaagtttctgagctttgagttgaacagcgtttcagcaagttaatattcacagaaattgttaagaattggtaaccttgcttctcatcagaacttcatttatataggcgtttgagaagatgaccgttgggagcatttaatgctttgcgtattccgtacagcattgcatttaatgtttcactgttttgtcaactacctcgagccttgcttttgctgtgactaccgacattgcctttaatagcttctaacgttccttttgtcagtcagcatagcctgccatctagtacttgattctgatttgttctttgtaaatactacgttgaaaatcatcagagtacaaacagcttggtgcagagcatcttctgatcttctgatcttgatatgcttctgagcgtgattccatgacttcagtgcttctgcttctgaactcaagttcttctgatgcttctaataggccatgttctgattctgcttgaccatcttctgatgtcttgccagaccatgtgctgaagttgcatactgaaccttttgagtcaaagcttcttagcgctgatttgtgcatactctttatatatttcctgaaaaggaaattgcataggattagagtaccacattatcttgagcaaaattcatatacattgttatcatcaaaactaagattattgatcagaacaattcttgttcaaacaatctccccctttttgatgatgacaaaaacatatataaatgatatgaatttgcaatcagaataacagacggcaaaagacaattacacagatatagcataagcatataaacataatgtgaatgtgtctccccctgagattaacaatctccccctgagatgaataatctccccctgaaattaatactagaagaattttataaataaaagacttccctgagtatttcagtagagacgttcacatatgcttgaacttcagaacattcactgcttctgatttctgcttccataggacagcttcagaacattgaatttctttagatcctcagaacattcacagcttctgatttctgcttccataggacagcttcagaacttgaatttctttgatcctcagaacattcacagcttctgatttctgcttccagcggacagcttcagagcttgaatttcttcttacatcacttcatgctagattgtatcagaacattgttgaatgtaccagagcatcatcagagcatctctacatcctgaaatgttatagaacaaaactaaacgacaaaagtcagcatgaatgaatcagaacataaaatatgtttcagaacatataatatgtatcagagccatataagccatatagaatgtatcagaacatattctatcatcagaatatctgaatattcttccttcttgcttctgattctgaagcttcatagcactcagcttgcttcaagaatccaagaacttgatttatcttgttgcttcttatattgatcttgaatcttcaattcctgcaacaacacaacttagaaacatatgaagcttgcagcttctgttagtaatgtgggggctttcttcccggcaactgctaatataaatcaaatcatttatcactatttctccccctttttgtcataacatcaaaaagaatgtaaaagattcagatgtaagcacaggacaaatggaaagagaaacaaatagtcattgataaaaagcagaagtacaagagttatgcagaacgCAGATGCAACgaacaaacagaaaacaactaagacacaaagactaagaccctagcattgacaaaatcttggctagtgtctcataaatcccattgttgctctcagtctgccttgccatgaaggctttgaactctgcattggtctcatcttgcctatccagacgagaagccatgtcattttgattcttctgcatggcctccaaagtccgcaccagataggagggttcaccagaagaagaaacttCCAGACGTCTGTTGACTGGCATAGCATTCTCCACTGCTGCTTCCATGGTAGTCTCTTCAGGGAGATCATCAGAATGTACCACCacattctcagcaggatgatcttctgaacgagaacagtcaatctcttcagcatcttccatctctacatctgagtcagactcagaaatagcttcagcatattctggttctgggaactcagaatttccatcttccagggcttgaagaatggttgcaagatttgttggagaaggaggACCAGCTGCAGCTGCAGGATAGACCACTTCTGGAAAGTCCATAgtaggagcactttcagaagggttcattctgaaccaattgaacaGCCCCTGAAAGTCACCAGTCAGAACCATGAACTTTGGTCGCCAGACCACAAGAGTTCTGCAGGGATTCGCTTCCAGTTCTGCAAGGAGCCTTGCTAATTCAAACTCATCAATGAATTTTTTCTCTTCAAAGCAGAATCGGCCACTACAACTAGTAAACCAAAAATCTTCAGCGTCCCTTAGAAACCTTTTAGGTCTTGGAGCAAGATATTCACAAGACTCCTGAAGGGCTTTAAAGGCAACATCAGACATGAATCTAAAGGA from Vicia villosa cultivar HV-30 ecotype Madison, WI linkage group LG4, Vvil1.0, whole genome shotgun sequence encodes the following:
- the LOC131594821 gene encoding uncharacterized protein LOC131594821 gives rise to the protein MGSRVLLSLYSSAPFLSLSSPQLRFKSSLAARVSSHMAHAASSASSNNPSASSAIDFLSLCHRLKTTKRAGWLRKDVQEPESIADHMYRMGLMALIAPDFPGIDRDKCVKMAVVHDIAEAIVGDITPADGIPKEEKSRREQEALDHMCKVLGGGSRAKEIAELWTEYEANSSPEAKFVKDLDKVEMILQALEYEDEQGKDLDEFFQSTAGKFQTEIGKAWALEIVSRRNKTNDSSPSNSTKKCIGL